A DNA window from Parus major isolate Abel chromosome 9, Parus_major1.1, whole genome shotgun sequence contains the following coding sequences:
- the CLDN18 gene encoding claudin-18, with translation MSTTICQVMGFLVSLLGIGGTIMATAMDTWSTQDLYDNPVTAVFQYQGLWRSCVRQSSGFTECRPYFTILGLPAMFQAVRALMIVGIVLGILGLLVCIFALKCIRIGSMEDTAKANMTLTSGIMFIVAGLCAITGVSVFANMLVTNFWMSTTNMYQGMQNVQNRYTFGSALFVGWVAGGLALVGGIMMCLACKGLIPEESRYKAVSYNASGRNISYRTGPYKVGSGYEADPKTRKGAGYEEAPRNEDVRRSYPAKYDYV, from the exons ATGTCCACCACCATCTGCCAGGTGATGGGGTTCCTTGTGTCACTACTGGGCATTGGGGGGACCATCATGGCCACGGCCATGGACACGTGGAGCACGCAGGACCTGTACGACAACCCGGTCACGGCTGTGTTCCAGTACCAGGGGCTGTGGAGGAGCTGCGTGCGGCAGAGCTCCGGCTTCACGGAGTGTCGGCCGTATTTCACTATCCTTGGGCTGCCAG CGATGTTCCAGGCTGTGAGGGCCCTCATGATCGTGGGGATCGTCCTGGGAATCCTTGGCCTCCTTGTGTGCATTTTTGCTCTGAAATGCATCCGGATTGGGAGCATGGAGGATACTGCCAAAGCCAACATGACCCTGACCTCTGGCATCATGTTCATTGTTGCTG GCCTGTGTGCCATCACTGGAGTGTCTGTGTTTGCCAACATGCTGGTCACAAACTTCTGGATGTCCACCACCAACATGTACCAGGGAATGCAGAACGTCCAGAACAG GTACACCTTTGGCTCAGCCCTCTTCGTCGGATGGGTGGCGGGGGGCCTGGCCCTCGTGGGAGGCATCATGATGTGCCTAGCTTGCAAAGGGCTCATCCCAGAAGAATCCCG CTACAAAGCCGTGTCCTACAACGCCTCGGGCAGGAACATCTCCTACAGGACAGGGCCCTACAAGGTTGGCTCGGGCTACGAAGCTGACCCAAAGACCAGGAAGGGTGCAGGATATGAAGAAGCTCCTCGAAATGAGGATGTGAGACGCTCGTACCCTGCGAAATATGATTATGTCTAG
- the A4GNT gene encoding alpha-1,4-N-acetylglucosaminyltransferase yields the protein MAFGWIPGGSSISMDPSENEILGTFYHHPALEVNMKGCSEPGRGRTQPGGSAAPRALHCLRIPPRGASPQPAHFCSRQPPGGSHTFSVTEPAAELVFPLAPFSYLQKSLCMLQTVWVSPPGSWALQESKSHHQGKKRCWKCRFVRTIIQHSCRRHAPKCSRKERMLRKFQICLCFCFVSGILYEISLLSSSVFSYLPMSQHYLTPEQVLNLGKSIIFLETTERLEPPPLVSCSVESAARIYQDRPIILFMRGLSNETALDMNTSYAAFSLLSSMKNVFIFPLQMETVFQETPLLQWYNQVVPEQEKNWVHVSSDASRLALIWKYGGIYMDTDVISIRPIPQESFLAAQKSRFSSNGIFGFPARHKFVWDCMENFVLKYNGNIWGNQGPFLMTRMLKTLCNLTDFQGTEDHSCQNISFLNPQRFYPIPYPAWGRYYQVWDKSPSFNHSYALHLWNFMNRNRKVVVAGSNTLAEKLYKTYCPTTYEDLIQNAKHRDLPGPEDME from the exons GCTGCTCCGAGCCCGGCCGGGGCAGGACACAGCCGGGAGGCAGCGCAGCTCCTCGGGCTCTCCACTGCCTGCGCATCCCTCCCAGGGGAGCTTCCCCGCAGCCTGCACACTTCTGCTCTCGGCAGCCCCCAG GTGGATCCCACACCTTTTCTGTGactgagccagcagcagagctggttttcCCCCTTGCACCATTCTCATACCTCCAGAAATCCCTTTGCATGCTCCAGACGGTGTGGGTGTCCCCAccagggagctgggctttgcaGGAGTCCAAGAGTCACCACCAGGGCAAGAAAAGGTGCTGGAAATGTAGATTTGTCAGGACTATAATTCAG CACTCATGCCGGAGGCATGCCCCCAAATGctccaggaaagaaagaatgttGAGGAAATTCCAGATAtgcctctgcttctgctttgtcTCGGGCATTTTGTACGAGATCTCCCTCTTGTCCAGCTCTGTCTTCTCCTACTTGCCCATGTCCCAGCACTACCTGACACCTGAGCAGGTGCTGAACCTTGGCAAAAGCATCATTTTCCTGGAGACGACGGAGCGCCTGGAGCCGCCCCCGCTGGTGTCGTGCTCCGTGGAATCCGCTGCCCGGATTTACCAGGACAGGCCCATCATCCTCTTCATGAGGGGACTCTCCAATGAGACGGCCTTGGACATGAACACCAGCTATGCAGCCTTCTCCCTCTTGTCTTCTATGAAGaatgtcttcatttttcctctccagatGGAAACCGTCTTCCAGGAGACCCCTCTGCTCCAGTGGTACAACCAG GTGGTGCCGGAGCAGGAGAAGAACTGGGTGCACGTCAGCTCGGACGCCAGCAGACTGGCACTCATCTGGAAGTACGGGGGCATCTACATGGACACGGATGTCATCTCCATTCGGCCCATCCCCCAGGAGAGCTTCCTGGCGGCGCAGAAGTCGCGCTTCTCCAGCAACGGGATCTTCGGCTTCCCTGCCCGCCACAAGTTCGTCTGGGACTGCATGGAGAACTTCGTTCTCAAGTACAACGGCAACATCTGGGGCAACCAGGGCCCCTTTTTGATGACGAGGATGCTCAAAACGCTCTGTAACCTCACAGATTTCCAAGGCACCGAGGACCACAGCTGCCAGAACATCTCCTTCCTCAACCCCCAGCGTTTCTACCCCATCCCATACCCAGCCTGGGGCCGGTACTACCAGGTGTGGGATAAAAGCCCCAGTTTCAACCATTCCTATGCGCTGCACCTGTGGAACTTCATGAACCGCAACCGCAAGGTGGTGGTGGCCGGCAGCAACACCCTGGCTGAGAAACTCTACAAAACCTACTGCCCCACCACCTACGAGGACCTGATCCAGAATGCCAAGCACAGGGATCTCCCAGGCCCTGAAGACATGGAGTGA